Proteins encoded within one genomic window of Nitrospina gracilis 3/211:
- a CDS encoding isoprenyl transferase → MDQIDANRLPRHIAIIMDGNGRWAKKNYMPRVEGHRQGVKSVDHIVTLCTEMHIPALTLYSFSDENWNRPRTEINALMKILDTYLHKELERMKRENIRFNTIGRVYELPGDIQNLIQHAKDYTADNDGLVLTLALSYGGRQEILDAVRNVVKQVQEGKLRYEDIDFPALEASLATHGLPEPDLLIRTSGELRISNFLLYQIAYTELHYTDVLWPEFREDDLLKAIIDFQRRERRFGMIGDQIVQA, encoded by the coding sequence ATGGATCAGATTGACGCTAACCGTCTACCGCGGCACATCGCCATCATCATGGACGGCAACGGGCGCTGGGCGAAGAAGAACTACATGCCCCGCGTGGAAGGCCACCGTCAGGGTGTGAAGTCGGTGGACCACATCGTCACCCTCTGCACGGAGATGCACATCCCCGCGCTCACGCTTTACTCCTTCTCCGACGAAAACTGGAACCGGCCGCGCACCGAGATCAACGCGCTCATGAAAATCCTCGACACGTACCTGCACAAGGAACTCGAACGCATGAAGCGCGAGAACATCCGCTTCAACACCATCGGCCGCGTGTACGAACTGCCCGGCGACATCCAGAACCTCATCCAGCACGCGAAGGATTACACAGCGGACAACGACGGACTGGTGCTGACCCTCGCGTTGAGTTACGGCGGGCGGCAGGAAATCCTCGATGCGGTGCGCAATGTCGTCAAGCAAGTGCAGGAAGGGAAACTGCGTTACGAGGACATCGACTTCCCCGCGCTGGAAGCGAGCCTGGCGACGCACGGCCTGCCGGAGCCGGACCTGCTCATCCGCACCAGCGGCGAGTTGCGCATCAGCAACTTCCTTCTCTACCAGATCGCGTACACGGAGTTGCACTACACCGACGTGCTGTGGCCGGAGTTCCGCGAAGACGACCTGCTGAAAGCCATCATCGACTTCCAGAGACGCGAACGCAGATTTGGCATGATCGGCGACCAGATCGTCCAAGCCTGA
- the rpsB gene encoding 30S ribosomal protein S2 codes for MANIAVKELLEAGVHFGHQTTRWNPKMRDYIFTARNGIHIIDLQKTIHKFREAEKFVENLTQQGKKILFVATKTQAKELIADEASRANMFYINQRWLGGTLTNFQTIRKSIDRLLGLERMEEEGKFDLLHKKEAQQRRKEIEKLNKFLQGIKTMKDLPDAVFIVDTRKERIALAEANKLGIPVVAIVDTNCDPDGIDYLIPGNDDAIRSISLFTKRLADIAIEGHEVYKAKQKDKKEEAEANAQKGDSKSGSDSGKKKEGAADSKTKADAKPKAEKSVPA; via the coding sequence ATGGCAAACATCGCAGTCAAAGAACTTTTGGAAGCCGGGGTTCACTTCGGGCATCAAACCACCCGCTGGAATCCCAAAATGAGAGACTATATTTTTACTGCCCGAAATGGCATTCACATTATAGATCTGCAGAAGACCATCCACAAATTCCGCGAAGCGGAAAAGTTTGTGGAGAACCTGACCCAGCAGGGCAAGAAGATTCTCTTCGTCGCCACCAAGACGCAGGCCAAGGAATTGATCGCGGACGAAGCTTCCCGCGCCAACATGTTTTACATCAACCAGCGCTGGCTGGGCGGCACGCTGACCAATTTCCAGACCATCCGCAAGAGCATCGACCGCCTGCTGGGGCTGGAACGCATGGAAGAAGAAGGCAAGTTCGACCTGCTTCACAAAAAAGAAGCTCAGCAGAGGCGCAAGGAAATCGAGAAACTCAATAAATTCCTGCAGGGCATCAAGACGATGAAAGACCTGCCCGATGCGGTGTTCATCGTGGACACGCGCAAGGAGCGCATCGCGCTGGCCGAGGCCAACAAGCTGGGCATTCCCGTGGTGGCGATCGTCGACACCAACTGCGACCCGGACGGCATCGATTACCTGATCCCGGGCAACGACGACGCCATCCGGTCGATCAGCCTGTTCACGAAGCGGCTGGCGGACATCGCCATCGAAGGCCACGAGGTGTACAAGGCCAAGCAGAAGGACAAGAAGGAAGAGGCGGAGGCAAACGCCCAGAAGGGCGATTCCAAATCGGGTTCCGATTCCGGCAAGAAGAAGGAAGGGGCCGCCGATTCCAAGACCAAAGCGGACGCCAAGCCGAAGGCGGAAAAATCCGTTCCCGCTTGA
- a CDS encoding phosphatidate cytidylyltransferase, with the protein MKRILSALVLIPVVLGIVQYGSLELFSILVLGAVVAGWFEYSRMLNAMGTPGFHKLGLALCVLLTLCFYINGFYLVWLAVAPLVLLLHALTQGPILKNNLDQTGYTFLGVGYVAGLMSFFILIRALDPGHFMIYFLFLVIWGSDTAAYYVGRSIGKSRLAPEISPGKTVEGSLGGLLGGVLGALIAKYGFWHELALNHCLIMALFCGIIGQFGDLVESMFKRAAGVKDSGTLIPGHGGVLDRLDSLMFAGPAFYCYEILIRNPLPV; encoded by the coding sequence ATGAAACGCATCCTGAGCGCACTCGTATTGATCCCCGTGGTACTGGGCATCGTGCAGTACGGATCGCTGGAGCTGTTTTCCATCCTGGTGCTGGGTGCGGTGGTGGCGGGGTGGTTCGAATATTCGCGCATGCTGAACGCCATGGGCACGCCCGGCTTTCATAAACTGGGCCTGGCGTTGTGTGTGCTTCTCACCCTGTGTTTCTACATCAACGGGTTTTATTTGGTCTGGCTGGCGGTCGCGCCGCTGGTCCTGCTTCTTCACGCCCTCACGCAGGGGCCCATCCTGAAGAACAATCTGGACCAAACGGGCTACACCTTCCTCGGCGTCGGTTATGTCGCGGGCCTGATGAGCTTTTTCATCCTGATCCGGGCGCTGGACCCCGGTCATTTCATGATCTACTTCCTGTTCCTCGTGATCTGGGGAAGCGACACCGCGGCCTATTACGTCGGCCGAAGCATTGGAAAAAGCCGGCTTGCGCCCGAGATCAGTCCCGGAAAAACGGTGGAGGGGAGTTTGGGTGGACTCCTCGGCGGGGTGCTCGGCGCGCTCATCGCGAAGTACGGGTTCTGGCACGAGTTGGCTTTAAACCATTGTTTGATTATGGCGTTATTTTGCGGTATCATCGGGCAATTCGGAGATCTCGTGGAATCGATGTTCAAACGCGCCGCGGGCGTGAAGGATTCGGGCACGCTGATTCCCGGACACGGAGGGGTATTGGACCGGCTGGACAGTCTCATGTTCGCCGGACCGGCTTTCTATTGCTACGAAATCCTGATACGCAATCCTCTCCCCGTTTGA
- a CDS encoding 6-phosphofructokinase → MPLKRIGILTGGGDCSGLNAVIRAITLSAIRNHNLSVIGIEKGFEGLIFNHSQELTPRSVRDILPQGGTILGTSNKGDPFAFKELHKDGSITTHDYSARAVQTFSDLKLDCLFVIGGDGSLQIAYKLSEMGLPIIAVPKTIDNDLEGTDYSFGFHTAVQVATDAIDRLQTTGRSHDRVMILEVMGRSAGWIALEAGIAGGAHVILVPEIPFDFGLVTAKIRERQAMQAPFSLVVVAEGAMEKDCRPITQEAATTRLQGVPQLGGIGNHLATRLGRDIDLEVRCTVLGHIQRGGTPIAFDRVLGTQLGSFALHSALKGRFGTMVALRTPDLKLVPLKELAGRVRQVPLDSQLIRTAESVGICLGR, encoded by the coding sequence ATGCCCTTAAAGCGCATCGGCATTCTGACCGGCGGCGGCGACTGCTCCGGCCTGAACGCCGTCATCCGCGCCATCACCCTCTCCGCCATCCGCAACCACAACCTGAGCGTCATCGGCATCGAAAAAGGGTTCGAGGGCCTGATCTTCAATCATTCTCAGGAGCTGACGCCTCGCAGCGTGCGCGACATCCTGCCGCAGGGCGGCACCATCTTGGGCACCTCCAACAAGGGCGATCCCTTCGCCTTCAAGGAACTCCATAAAGACGGAAGCATCACCACCCACGACTATTCTGCCCGCGCCGTGCAGACCTTCAGCGACCTCAAGCTCGACTGCCTGTTCGTGATCGGCGGCGACGGCTCGCTGCAGATCGCCTACAAGCTGAGCGAGATGGGCCTGCCCATCATCGCCGTGCCCAAGACCATCGACAACGACCTCGAAGGCACCGACTACAGTTTCGGTTTTCACACCGCAGTGCAGGTGGCGACCGACGCCATCGACCGCCTGCAAACCACCGGGCGCAGTCACGACCGGGTGATGATCCTGGAAGTCATGGGACGGAGTGCCGGGTGGATCGCGCTGGAAGCCGGGATCGCCGGCGGCGCGCATGTGATCCTGGTCCCGGAAATTCCGTTCGATTTCGGCCTGGTGACAGCGAAGATCCGGGAACGCCAGGCCATGCAGGCGCCGTTCAGCCTGGTGGTCGTGGCCGAGGGCGCGATGGAGAAGGATTGCCGGCCGATCACGCAGGAGGCCGCCACCACACGGCTTCAAGGCGTGCCGCAGTTGGGCGGCATCGGCAACCATCTTGCCACCCGGCTGGGACGGGACATCGACCTGGAAGTGCGGTGCACGGTGCTGGGTCACATCCAGCGCGGCGGCACCCCCATCGCCTTCGACCGGGTGCTGGGCACCCAGCTCGGCAGTTTCGCCCTGCATTCGGCGTTGAAAGGACGCTTCGGCACCATGGTGGCGCTCCGCACCCCGGATTTGAAACTGGTGCCGCTCAAGGAACTGGCCGGACGCGTCCGGCAGGTTCCGCTCGACTCCCAGCTCATCCGCACCGCCGAGTCGGTGGGCATCTGCCTGGGGCGCTGA
- the ispF gene encoding 2-C-methyl-D-erythritol 2,4-cyclodiphosphate synthase: MFRIGNGYDVHRLVEGRKLILGGVEIPHTLGLDGHSDADALLHALCDALLGAAGLGDLGHHFPDTDDQYKGISSLVLLEKVNASLHEKGFTVVNTDATLVAQKPKLAPFIGQMRENIARTLGIDISQVNVKATTTEKLGFAGREEGLAAYAVALIESR; the protein is encoded by the coding sequence GTGTTTCGCATCGGTAACGGTTACGACGTGCACCGCCTGGTGGAAGGCCGCAAATTGATCCTGGGTGGCGTCGAGATTCCGCACACGCTCGGCCTCGACGGCCACTCGGATGCCGACGCGCTTCTGCACGCACTTTGCGATGCGCTTCTGGGCGCGGCCGGGCTGGGCGACCTGGGGCATCACTTCCCCGACACCGACGACCAGTACAAGGGCATATCCAGCCTGGTCCTGCTGGAAAAGGTAAACGCTTCGCTCCACGAAAAAGGGTTCACCGTGGTCAACACCGACGCCACTCTCGTTGCGCAGAAACCCAAGCTCGCACCCTTCATCGGGCAGATGCGCGAAAACATCGCGCGCACACTGGGCATCGACATCTCGCAGGTGAACGTGAAAGCCACCACCACGGAAAAATTGGGTTTCGCCGGACGCGAGGAAGGCCTCGCCGCCTACGCCGTCGCCCTCATCGAATCGCGCTGA
- the tsf gene encoding translation elongation factor Ts, with protein sequence MEVTADMVKTLREKSGAGILECRNALKETSGDIEEAITFLRKKGMAKADKKGDRTTGDGAIGSYIHPGAKIGVLVELNCETDFVAKNDEYQALLKDIAMHIAAAKPRFTSREDVTQDVLDKEREIFAHQARESGKPENVIEKIVDGKMSKFFEENCLLDQPFVKDTSISVQELIKQKIATLGENITVGGFSRMEISK encoded by the coding sequence ATGGAAGTGACAGCAGACATGGTCAAAACCCTGCGCGAAAAATCCGGCGCGGGGATTCTGGAGTGCCGCAACGCGCTCAAGGAAACCAGCGGCGACATCGAAGAAGCCATCACCTTTCTGCGCAAGAAGGGCATGGCAAAAGCGGACAAGAAAGGCGACCGCACCACGGGCGACGGCGCCATCGGTTCCTACATCCATCCCGGTGCCAAGATCGGCGTGCTGGTGGAGTTGAACTGCGAGACCGACTTCGTCGCCAAAAACGACGAGTACCAGGCTCTGCTGAAGGACATCGCCATGCACATCGCCGCCGCCAAGCCGCGCTTCACCTCCCGCGAGGACGTCACGCAGGACGTGCTGGACAAGGAACGCGAGATCTTCGCCCATCAGGCACGCGAATCCGGCAAGCCGGAGAACGTGATCGAGAAAATCGTGGACGGCAAGATGAGCAAGTTTTTCGAGGAAAACTGCCTGCTCGACCAGCCCTTCGTGAAAGACACGTCCATCAGCGTTCAGGAGCTGATCAAGCAGAAGATTGCCACGCTGGGGGAAAACATCACCGTGGGTGGGTTTTCCCGCATGGAAATCTCTAAATGA
- a CDS encoding 1-deoxy-D-xylulose-5-phosphate reductoisomerase encodes MKKISILGSTGSIGVNTLDVIERNPDRFEVIALAACSNVDVIAEQARKFRPKLVSLFDTGKVGALRKKLQGLNIEVVEGQQGSIQAATLPEADMVVSGMVGCAGLVPTYSALKAGKALALANKETLVVAGKLMMEAAEVHGCPIVPVDSEHSAIFQALNGEKSDRIKRIILTASGGPFRTFTCEQLEHVTREQALKHPNWDMGAKITIDSSTMMNKGLEYIEAKWLFGLETQVDILVHAQSIIHSLIEFVDTSVMAQLGMPDMRVPISYALSYPDRIECDLPSLDLAQLGTLTFEAPDFQRFPCLQLAHDALDIAQTMPAVLNAANEIAVQAFLDELIPFKDIPEIIRMALNNHKPTAVNDIEDVLEADRWAREETRKLVTVTH; translated from the coding sequence ATGAAAAAAATTTCTATACTGGGATCGACAGGTTCCATCGGCGTCAACACACTTGATGTCATTGAGCGTAATCCGGACCGGTTCGAGGTCATCGCGCTTGCGGCGTGCAGTAATGTGGATGTGATCGCCGAGCAGGCGCGCAAATTCCGGCCGAAGCTGGTTTCGCTGTTCGACACCGGCAAGGTAGGAGCTCTGCGTAAAAAACTCCAGGGACTGAACATCGAAGTCGTCGAAGGGCAGCAAGGCTCCATCCAGGCCGCCACTCTGCCGGAAGCGGACATGGTGGTCTCCGGCATGGTGGGTTGTGCGGGACTCGTGCCCACCTACAGCGCGCTCAAGGCAGGCAAGGCCCTCGCTCTCGCCAACAAGGAAACGCTGGTGGTGGCGGGCAAGCTGATGATGGAAGCGGCGGAAGTACACGGCTGCCCCATCGTTCCCGTGGACAGCGAACACAGCGCCATCTTCCAGGCACTGAACGGCGAAAAATCCGATCGCATCAAACGCATCATCCTCACCGCGTCCGGCGGACCGTTCCGCACCTTCACCTGCGAACAACTCGAACACGTCACGCGCGAGCAGGCGCTCAAGCATCCCAACTGGGACATGGGCGCGAAGATCACCATCGACTCCTCCACCATGATGAACAAGGGGCTCGAATACATCGAGGCCAAGTGGTTGTTCGGGCTGGAGACGCAGGTGGACATCCTGGTCCACGCGCAGAGCATCATCCATTCGCTCATCGAATTCGTGGACACGTCGGTGATGGCGCAACTCGGCATGCCGGACATGCGCGTGCCCATCTCGTACGCCTTGTCGTACCCGGACCGCATCGAGTGCGATCTGCCGTCGCTTGATCTCGCGCAGTTGGGCACGTTGACGTTCGAAGCGCCGGACTTCCAGCGCTTTCCCTGTCTGCAACTGGCGCACGACGCGCTCGACATCGCGCAGACCATGCCCGCCGTGCTGAACGCGGCCAACGAGATCGCGGTGCAGGCGTTTCTCGATGAACTCATTCCGTTCAAGGACATTCCGGAAATCATCCGCATGGCGCTCAACAACCACAAGCCGACAGCGGTGAACGACATCGAAGATGTCCTGGAAGCGGACCGCTGGGCGCGCGAAGAAACCCGCAAGCTGGTCACCGTAACCCACTGA
- the rimO gene encoding 30S ribosomal protein S12 methylthiotransferase RimO translates to MKKIGMVSLGCPKNLVDTEGLLGDLKQNGYELTDNSAEADVLIVNTCGFLQSAVEESVNTILEMARHKQNGGRCERLIVTGCLAERHPDELLKEIPEIDHLLGTKQYPLLKNLIRNNGGQRNLIHEPAQYFEAYNNRVVTTPFYSAYIKIAEGCSNQCAFCIIPKLRGPIKSRPVDSILEEARALAEQGVKEINLVSQDTTLYGYDLRMKNGLVELLEKLSDIEGIEWIRLFYCYPTVVNDALIDAVARLDKVVKYIDVPLQHTHDVMLQSMKRQEREAGVRAMLKKLRDRIPGVALRTTFITGFPGETQEHFEHMEAFVREMEFDHLGVFAYSDEPGTTAYDHAGKVDPAIGEERRDRLMAVQHDIAVRNNAARVGQVHPVLVEGLDDEGMLLMGRLPIQGPDIDGQVIIENSPVEPGEIVPMRITGSLDYDLVATVDDNTD, encoded by the coding sequence ATGAAAAAAATCGGCATGGTCAGCCTGGGCTGTCCCAAGAACCTGGTGGACACCGAAGGCCTGCTGGGCGACCTCAAACAGAACGGTTACGAACTGACGGACAACTCCGCCGAGGCGGACGTGCTCATCGTCAACACCTGCGGCTTCCTGCAATCGGCGGTGGAAGAATCGGTGAACACCATCCTCGAGATGGCGCGGCACAAACAAAACGGCGGCAGGTGCGAACGCCTCATCGTCACCGGCTGCCTGGCGGAACGCCACCCGGACGAACTGTTGAAAGAAATCCCGGAGATCGATCACCTTTTGGGCACCAAGCAGTACCCCCTGCTCAAAAACCTGATCCGGAACAACGGCGGCCAGCGCAACCTCATCCACGAACCGGCGCAGTATTTCGAAGCGTACAATAACCGCGTCGTCACCACGCCGTTTTACTCGGCGTACATTAAAATCGCGGAAGGCTGTTCCAACCAGTGCGCGTTCTGCATCATCCCCAAACTGCGCGGACCGATCAAGAGCCGCCCTGTCGATTCCATTCTTGAAGAAGCGCGGGCGCTGGCCGAACAGGGAGTGAAGGAGATCAACCTCGTGTCGCAGGACACCACGCTCTACGGCTACGACCTGCGCATGAAGAACGGCCTGGTCGAACTGCTGGAAAAGCTGTCGGACATTGAAGGGATCGAGTGGATCCGCCTGTTCTACTGCTATCCGACGGTGGTCAACGATGCGTTGATCGATGCCGTGGCGCGGCTCGACAAGGTGGTCAAGTACATCGACGTGCCCCTGCAACACACGCACGACGTCATGTTGCAGAGCATGAAGCGTCAGGAACGCGAAGCGGGCGTGCGCGCCATGCTGAAGAAACTGCGCGACCGCATCCCCGGCGTGGCGCTCCGCACCACGTTCATCACCGGTTTTCCGGGCGAGACGCAGGAACACTTCGAACACATGGAAGCCTTCGTGCGCGAGATGGAGTTCGATCACCTGGGTGTGTTCGCCTATTCCGACGAACCCGGCACCACGGCGTACGACCACGCCGGCAAGGTCGATCCCGCCATCGGCGAGGAACGCCGCGACCGCCTGATGGCCGTGCAGCACGATATCGCGGTGCGCAACAACGCCGCGCGCGTGGGGCAGGTACACCCGGTGCTGGTGGAGGGACTCGATGACGAGGGCATGCTTTTGATGGGCCGCCTGCCCATTCAGGGACCGGACATCGACGGCCAGGTGATCATCGAAAACAGCCCGGTGGAGCCCGGCGAGATCGTCCCGATGCGCATCACCGGATCGCTCGACTACGACCTCGTCGCCACGGTGGACGACAACACCGATTGA
- a CDS encoding caspase family protein, translating into MTGNVWKRMQWAFILGIAVALLAGGCAASFKATSLKENYSLPPDQLAEILEHHLNDRQYTFTKKALESGDVVYEITTTGDLAGNSVGWVGVASNTDITLTLSGKNGNRSYVSMTAEKSNPMIEGEPYLEAKALLEDLRVRVKEEYGNGTVVVQAPASSNGGKMKIRISFPPFDFKTEDNHVLLSGSIEANAEIKDMQILLNGEKLPQTRDLSIVQGTKGSAFSRNVELKEGKNIIVINAVDESGQVKQHVMHVTRTAPGQAPAELSADFKGQRWAVVVGVSRYEHSTKGIPNLRYADADARMFYEFLKSPQGGGFADDHIIFLENENATLAELKRSLFDFLGKAIREDLVVVYFAGHGAPDPLNPSNLFLLTHDTDPEQMRSTAFPMWDLQTALERFIPSERIVVLVDACHSAGVGDEISTRNIGDENVINRYLLELSKAGKGRAIFTASESGELSHESPEWGGGHGAFTWFMLEGLQGPADTDGDGIVSLGEMIDYTSEQVRRATKSGQHPDTSGRFDRNLPMAVLNTSS; encoded by the coding sequence ATGACTGGCAACGTTTGGAAACGCATGCAATGGGCTTTCATTTTGGGCATCGCCGTCGCCCTGCTGGCGGGCGGCTGTGCGGCGTCGTTCAAGGCGACGTCTTTGAAGGAAAATTACTCTCTGCCCCCGGACCAGCTGGCCGAGATTCTGGAACACCACCTGAACGACCGGCAGTACACCTTCACCAAAAAAGCGCTCGAAAGCGGTGACGTCGTTTATGAAATCACGACCACCGGCGATCTGGCGGGGAACTCCGTCGGCTGGGTCGGCGTGGCTTCGAACACCGACATCACGCTGACCCTCTCCGGCAAGAACGGCAACCGCTCCTACGTTTCCATGACCGCCGAGAAGAGCAATCCGATGATCGAGGGCGAACCGTACCTCGAAGCGAAAGCCCTGCTGGAAGACCTGCGGGTGCGCGTGAAAGAGGAGTACGGCAACGGCACCGTGGTGGTGCAGGCCCCGGCCTCTTCCAACGGCGGCAAGATGAAGATCAGGATTTCATTCCCGCCGTTCGACTTCAAGACCGAAGACAATCACGTGCTGTTGTCGGGAAGCATCGAGGCCAACGCCGAGATCAAGGACATGCAGATTCTGTTGAACGGCGAGAAACTGCCGCAGACGCGCGACCTGTCCATCGTGCAGGGCACCAAGGGCAGTGCGTTTTCGCGCAACGTGGAGTTGAAGGAAGGTAAAAACATCATCGTCATCAACGCGGTCGATGAATCCGGCCAGGTGAAACAGCACGTCATGCACGTCACCCGTACCGCGCCGGGCCAGGCCCCGGCGGAGTTGTCGGCGGACTTCAAGGGCCAACGCTGGGCGGTGGTGGTGGGCGTGTCGCGCTACGAGCATTCAACGAAGGGCATCCCCAACCTGCGCTACGCCGATGCCGATGCGCGCATGTTCTATGAATTCCTGAAATCGCCGCAGGGCGGCGGGTTTGCCGACGACCACATCATCTTCCTCGAAAACGAAAACGCGACGCTGGCGGAGCTGAAACGGTCGCTGTTCGATTTCCTCGGCAAGGCCATCCGCGAAGACCTCGTGGTGGTGTACTTCGCCGGACACGGCGCGCCGGATCCGCTGAACCCGAGCAACCTGTTTCTTTTGACGCACGACACCGATCCCGAACAGATGCGCTCGACGGCGTTCCCCATGTGGGATTTGCAGACGGCGCTGGAGCGGTTCATCCCCTCCGAGCGCATAGTGGTGCTGGTCGATGCCTGCCACAGTGCAGGCGTCGGGGATGAAATTTCCACCCGCAACATCGGCGACGAGAACGTCATCAACCGTTACCTTTTGGAATTGAGCAAGGCGGGCAAGGGCCGCGCCATTTTCACCGCGTCGGAGTCCGGCGAGCTGTCGCATGAGTCGCCGGAATGGGGCGGCGGGCACGGCGCCTTCACCTGGTTCATGCTGGAAGGGTTGCAGGGTCCCGCGGACACCGACGGCGACGGCATCGTGTCCTTGGGCGAGATGATCGACTACACCTCCGAGCAGGTGCGCCGCGCCACCAAGAGCGGCCAGCACCCGGACACCTCCGGCCGCTTCGACCGCAATCTGCCGATGGCCGTCCTCAACACCAGCTCCTGA
- the pyrH gene encoding UMP kinase: MSDDTEPAKARYKRILLKLGGESLAEVGGFGIDQKALQGIAEEIAEARKLGVQIAIVIGGGNILRGATASNLGMERVTADYMGMLATVINAMALQSALEQAGVPTRVLTALDIRQVAEPYVRRRAIRHLEKDRIVIFAAGTGNPYFTTDTAASLRAIEVEAEVIFKATKVDGVYSADPMLDTTAVKFEQLTYLEVLKKGLKVMDSTSVSLCMDNKLPMVIFNVSNPDAIKRAIMGESIGTRVGAS; the protein is encoded by the coding sequence ATGAGCGACGACACGGAACCGGCGAAAGCACGTTACAAACGCATCCTGCTGAAACTGGGCGGAGAAAGCCTGGCGGAGGTGGGCGGCTTCGGCATCGATCAAAAAGCCCTGCAAGGCATCGCTGAGGAGATCGCCGAAGCCAGGAAACTGGGCGTGCAGATCGCCATCGTCATCGGCGGCGGCAACATTTTACGCGGCGCCACCGCCAGCAACCTGGGGATGGAGCGCGTCACCGCCGATTACATGGGCATGCTGGCCACGGTGATCAACGCCATGGCTTTGCAAAGCGCGCTGGAGCAGGCGGGCGTGCCGACCCGCGTGCTGACGGCTTTGGACATCCGCCAGGTGGCGGAACCCTACGTCCGAAGACGCGCCATCCGCCATCTCGAAAAAGACCGCATCGTCATCTTCGCCGCGGGCACCGGCAATCCCTACTTCACCACAGACACCGCCGCCAGCCTGCGCGCCATCGAGGTCGAGGCCGAGGTCATCTTCAAAGCCACGAAGGTGGACGGCGTCTATTCCGCCGATCCGATGCTCGACACCACCGCGGTCAAGTTCGAACAATTGACGTACCTCGAAGTTTTGAAAAAGGGGCTGAAGGTGATGGATTCCACCTCCGTCAGCCTGTGTATGGACAACAAACTGCCCATGGTCATTTTCAACGTCAGCAATCCGGATGCGATCAAGCGCGCGATCATGGGCGAATCCATTGGAACCCGGGTGGGGGCAAGCTGA
- a CDS encoding MlaC/ttg2D family ABC transporter substrate-binding protein, with protein MKFPTIYHNCKFRRQPIRSPLFKMTLGLCLLTALFTATPARAESPQEAVKYLLATIQQVKEVESLSPEEAKANRRHMDRALTYLDVAEVSKQTLGKHWQRRSPEERQQFTQLLGELFRYVAFPNSAKFFRELKIEYKGNSKDGNAATVPVLVHHKDEGEIRIDFDLLESTSRWRVVDVILDGVSMRNNLRTQFYQILKKEDFAGLMARMQERLDTARGGG; from the coding sequence TTGAAATTTCCCACAATTTACCACAACTGCAAATTCCGCAGGCAACCAATCCGCTCCCCGCTTTTTAAAATGACGCTGGGGTTGTGCCTGTTGACAGCCTTGTTCACTGCCACTCCGGCAAGAGCGGAGTCGCCTCAGGAAGCGGTGAAATACCTGCTCGCCACCATCCAGCAGGTGAAGGAGGTCGAGTCCCTGTCGCCGGAGGAAGCGAAGGCCAACCGCCGGCACATGGACCGGGCGCTGACCTATCTGGACGTGGCGGAGGTGAGCAAACAAACCCTTGGCAAACACTGGCAACGGCGCTCACCGGAAGAACGCCAGCAGTTCACCCAGCTATTGGGCGAATTGTTTCGCTACGTGGCCTTTCCCAACTCGGCCAAATTCTTCCGCGAACTGAAGATCGAGTACAAGGGCAATTCGAAAGACGGCAATGCCGCCACGGTGCCGGTTTTAGTGCACCACAAAGACGAAGGCGAGATCCGCATCGATTTCGACCTGCTGGAATCCACCAGCCGCTGGCGCGTGGTGGACGTCATCCTCGACGGCGTCAGCATGCGCAACAACCTGAGGACGCAGTTTTACCAGATATTGAAGAAGGAAGACTTCGCCGGCCTGATGGCCCGCATGCAGGAGCGGCTGGACACCGCCCGCGGCGGCGGATGA
- the frr gene encoding ribosome recycling factor codes for MDNLLKDSERKMKATIDHLHQEFGKVRTGRASVALVEDIKVEFYGNPTPLNQTATLSTPDSRTISIAPWDPTMLPVIEKAISASDLGLNPSNDGKVIRLNIPPLTTERRQQMTKIVRKYAEEAKIAIRNIRRDFNDKIKAMEKDSSISKDEEKRGHDQIQKMTDKYVEEVDKIAESKEKDVMED; via the coding sequence ATGGACAACTTACTCAAAGATTCCGAACGCAAAATGAAAGCGACCATCGACCACCTGCACCAGGAGTTCGGCAAGGTGCGCACGGGCCGCGCTTCCGTAGCCCTGGTCGAGGACATCAAGGTGGAGTTTTACGGCAACCCGACGCCGCTGAACCAGACCGCAACGCTGTCCACACCCGACAGCCGCACCATCTCCATAGCACCGTGGGACCCGACGATGCTGCCGGTGATCGAGAAGGCCATCTCCGCCTCCGACCTGGGGCTCAACCCGTCGAACGACGGCAAGGTGATCCGCCTCAACATCCCGCCGCTCACCACCGAGCGCCGCCAGCAAATGACCAAGATCGTGCGCAAGTATGCGGAAGAGGCGAAGATCGCCATCCGCAATATCCGCCGCGACTTCAACGACAAGATCAAGGCAATGGAAAAAGACAGTTCCATCTCTAAAGACGAGGAAAAGCGGGGCCACGACCAGATCCAGAAAATGACGGACAAGTACGTCGAAGAGGTGGACAAGATCGCCGAGTCCAAGGAAAAAGATGTGATGGAAGACTGA